One Jannaschia sp. GRR-S6-38 genomic window carries:
- a CDS encoding cobalamin-independent methionine synthase II family protein gives MTIRTTHVGSLPRTQETVDMIFARERGEPYDPDAFAAQMRDACAETVRRQVEAGVDIVSDGETSKISYATYVKDRYTGFSGDSPRNAPADLKLFPSFLKRLAADGGTPKYARPMCTGEVRSKGQGELQADIANLKSAMAAHGATEGFMNAASPGVISLFLQNDHYPTRDAYLAALSDAMAAEYRTIVDAGLYLQLDCPDLALSRHMLFQDLSDAEFVKIAESHVAALNAALSGIDPSRVRVHICWGNYEGPHVCDIPMDAVFATFLKVAASQLLFETSNPRHAHEWQVWRDRAAEIPDDKVLVPGVVDTTTNFVEHPEVVAERLERFARIVGPERVIAGSDCGFGTFAGFGAVDPDIAYAKLAAMAEGARLASARV, from the coding sequence ATGACCATCCGCACAACCCATGTCGGCTCGCTGCCGCGAACGCAGGAAACGGTGGACATGATCTTCGCCCGCGAACGCGGCGAGCCCTACGACCCGGACGCCTTCGCCGCACAGATGCGCGATGCCTGCGCCGAGACGGTGCGCCGGCAGGTCGAGGCGGGGGTGGATATCGTCTCGGACGGCGAGACGTCGAAGATCAGCTACGCCACCTATGTGAAGGATCGCTATACCGGCTTCTCGGGCGACAGTCCGCGCAACGCGCCGGCCGATCTGAAGCTGTTTCCGAGCTTCCTGAAGCGCCTGGCGGCGGATGGGGGCACGCCGAAATACGCGCGGCCGATGTGCACGGGCGAGGTCCGCTCGAAGGGGCAGGGCGAGTTGCAGGCCGATATCGCCAACCTGAAATCCGCGATGGCCGCGCATGGCGCGACCGAGGGCTTCATGAACGCGGCCAGCCCCGGCGTCATCAGCCTGTTCCTGCAGAACGACCATTACCCGACGCGCGACGCCTATCTGGCCGCGCTGTCGGACGCGATGGCCGCGGAATACCGCACGATCGTGGATGCCGGCCTCTATCTGCAGCTCGACTGCCCCGACCTCGCGCTGTCGCGGCACATGCTGTTCCAGGACCTGAGCGACGCGGAATTCGTCAAGATCGCCGAAAGCCATGTCGCGGCGCTGAATGCCGCGCTGTCGGGCATCGATCCGAGCCGGGTGCGGGTGCATATCTGCTGGGGCAATTACGAGGGGCCGCATGTCTGCGACATCCCGATGGACGCGGTCTTCGCGACCTTCCTGAAGGTCGCCGCCTCGCAGCTTCTGTTCGAGACGTCGAACCCGCGCCACGCGCATGAATGGCAGGTCTGGCGCGACCGCGCCGCCGAGATCCCCGACGACAAGGTGCTGGTGCCGGGCGTCGTCGACACCACGACGAATTTCGTCGAACATCCGGAGGTCGTGGCCGAGCGGCTGGAGCGTTTCGCCCGTATCGTCGGCCCCGAGCGCGTCATCGCGGGCAGCGATTGCGGCTTCGGCACCTTCGCGGGGTTCGGCGCAGTCGATCCCGATATCGCCTATGCCAAGCTCGCCGCCATGGCGGAAGGCGCCCGGCTGGCGAGCGCGCGCGTCTAA
- the nadE gene encoding NAD(+) synthase, translated as MENLDLTISTDDAIDALVADLRARVAEARAEGLIFGLSGGLDSAVLAALAVRAVGPAGCTAVYMGDRVSEPELDRKARRVAEALGLDLERRDITADLVGTGVYRPLFLRLLQVSPLVARLSSASYWRICRENPFRSSLRAGGGERLRPWYKRLLFDFSMRQVDAGFRVRHIFRRTLLEEMAASRNLLPVGAANRSECEVGWFVKDGIDDLPYQPMTGLLKTQLRQLAVALDIPPDIVAQKPSPDMARGVTDEFGIGHDYAVIDTVIDALDRGLSEDAIAGLGIAPAEVEDIRALMRLSAWKRGPVRILPPVDGRFGSPIRARGARRLPAGAATASS; from the coding sequence ATGGAAAATCTCGATCTGACGATCTCGACAGATGACGCGATCGACGCGCTGGTCGCCGACCTGCGCGCAAGGGTGGCGGAGGCGCGGGCGGAGGGGCTGATCTTCGGGCTCAGCGGCGGGCTGGACAGTGCTGTCCTCGCGGCGCTGGCCGTCCGCGCCGTCGGGCCTGCGGGATGCACGGCCGTCTATATGGGGGACCGGGTGAGCGAGCCCGAACTGGACCGGAAGGCGCGCCGGGTCGCGGAGGCGCTGGGCCTCGATCTCGAACGGCGCGACATCACGGCGGATCTGGTCGGGACCGGGGTCTATCGCCCGCTCTTCCTGCGCCTGCTCCAGGTCTCGCCGCTCGTCGCGCGCCTGTCCTCGGCAAGCTATTGGCGCATCTGCCGCGAGAATCCGTTCCGCTCCAGCCTGCGGGCCGGGGGCGGAGAGAGGCTGCGCCCGTGGTACAAGCGGCTGCTCTTCGATTTCTCGATGCGCCAGGTGGATGCCGGCTTTCGCGTCCGGCATATCTTCCGGCGCACGCTTCTGGAGGAGATGGCGGCCAGCCGGAACCTGCTGCCCGTGGGGGCCGCCAACCGCTCCGAATGCGAAGTCGGTTGGTTCGTGAAGGACGGCATCGACGATTTGCCCTATCAGCCGATGACCGGCCTTCTGAAAACGCAGCTGCGGCAGCTGGCGGTGGCGCTGGACATTCCGCCCGACATCGTGGCTCAGAAGCCGTCGCCCGACATGGCCCGCGGCGTCACCGACGAGTTCGGGATCGGGCATGACTACGCGGTCATCGATACCGTCATCGACGCGCTGGATCGCGGTCTGTCGGAAGACGCGATCGCTGGCTTGGGCATCGCGCCGGCCGAGGTCGAGGACATTCGCGCGCTGATGCGCCTGTCGGCCTGGAAGCGGGGCCCGGTCCGGATCCTCCCGCCGGTCGATGGCCGCTTCGGGTCCCCGATCCGCGCGCGCGGCGCGCGGCGCCTGCCGGCCGGGGCCGCGACGGCGTCGTCCTGA
- a CDS encoding ion transporter, with amino-acid sequence MRDRIRALVDHPLFERAVIGLIVANAISLGLETVDPVMAAIGDLLTAFDRLVVMIFVAELALRFVASPTRFVRDPWRWFDTVIVAVALIPTTGALSALRAFRVLRGLRLISTVPAMRRVVQGLLDALPGMGSIVLLLGLIFYIFSVLTTKAFGADFPDWFGDLGRSAYTLFQIMTLESWSMGIVRPVMEAYPWAWAVFLPFILATAFTVLNLFIGVIVDAMQSEHAREAAAEREGLMGETEMILAEVRALRAEVAEMKRPPRA; translated from the coding sequence ATGCGGGACCGGATCAGGGCGCTTGTCGATCACCCCCTCTTCGAACGGGCGGTGATCGGGCTCATCGTGGCCAATGCGATCAGCCTCGGGCTCGAGACCGTCGATCCCGTGATGGCCGCGATCGGCGATCTGCTGACAGCCTTCGACCGCCTGGTAGTGATGATCTTCGTGGCCGAATTGGCGCTGCGCTTCGTCGCCTCGCCCACGCGCTTCGTCCGGGATCCGTGGCGATGGTTCGACACGGTGATCGTCGCGGTCGCGCTGATCCCGACGACGGGGGCGCTCTCGGCGCTGCGGGCCTTCCGGGTGCTGCGCGGCCTGCGACTCATCTCGACGGTGCCGGCGATGCGACGCGTGGTGCAGGGCCTTCTGGACGCGCTGCCGGGCATGGGATCGATCGTGCTGTTGCTGGGCCTGATCTTCTACATCTTCTCGGTCCTGACGACCAAGGCCTTCGGCGCCGACTTCCCGGACTGGTTCGGCGATCTGGGCCGGTCGGCCTACACGCTCTTCCAGATCATGACGCTGGAAAGCTGGTCGATGGGGATCGTCCGCCCGGTGATGGAGGCCTATCCCTGGGCTTGGGCGGTGTTCCTGCCCTTCATCCTCGCCACGGCCTTCACCGTGCTCAACCTCTTCATCGGGGTCATCGTCGACGCCATGCAATCCGAGCACGCGCGCGAGGCCGCGGCCGAGCGCGAGGGGCTGATGGGCGAGACCGAGATGATCCTCGCCGAGGTGCGCGCCCTGCGGGCCGAGGTGGCCGAGATGAAGCGTCCGCCCCGCGCGTGA
- a CDS encoding cupin domain-containing protein, with amino-acid sequence MTPDIVRYGELRPCKTAFIDAHTPGSDRKENFTIIGGGVSESADQFVHITTPHGFNIGAAGQPPKCRNSLHSHRTAEVFFVLSGRWRFFWGRHGDAGEVVLEEGDIIDIPTGIFRGFENIGTDYAMIMAILGGDDAGGGVIWAPQVIEDAADHGLVLGANGKLYDTKRGERLPAGVGPMPKLTEAELADYPEMSPMQVVGWGVRRYWDMVALAKDKPVKVIGATGIIRDRPGFEVDLITRSSATETRHRHDRPSVLMPAKGHWKLVWEGGETVLAPGDTASVPGGLDHAAWPSMEGEAALYHVVATDDPAGPSAIG; translated from the coding sequence ATGACCCCCGACATCGTCCGCTACGGCGAGCTTCGGCCCTGCAAGACCGCCTTCATCGACGCGCATACGCCCGGATCGGACCGCAAGGAGAACTTCACCATCATCGGCGGCGGCGTGTCGGAATCGGCCGACCAGTTCGTCCACATCACCACGCCGCACGGCTTCAACATCGGCGCGGCGGGGCAGCCGCCGAAATGCCGCAACTCGCTGCACAGCCACCGGACGGCGGAGGTGTTCTTCGTGCTGTCGGGGCGCTGGCGCTTCTTCTGGGGCCGGCATGGCGACGCGGGCGAGGTCGTGCTGGAGGAAGGCGACATCATCGACATCCCGACCGGCATCTTCCGCGGATTCGAAAATATCGGCACCGATTACGCGATGATCATGGCGATCCTGGGCGGCGACGACGCGGGCGGCGGCGTGATCTGGGCGCCGCAGGTCATCGAGGACGCGGCCGATCACGGGCTGGTGCTGGGCGCGAACGGCAAGCTCTACGACACGAAGCGCGGCGAGCGCCTGCCCGCGGGTGTGGGCCCGATGCCCAAGCTGACCGAGGCGGAGCTGGCCGACTATCCCGAGATGTCGCCGATGCAGGTCGTGGGCTGGGGCGTGCGGCGCTACTGGGACATGGTGGCGCTGGCGAAGGACAAGCCGGTCAAGGTGATCGGCGCGACCGGGATCATCCGCGACCGGCCGGGCTTCGAGGTCGATTTGATCACGCGGAGCTCGGCGACCGAGACGCGGCACCGCCACGACCGGCCTTCGGTCCTTATGCCCGCGAAGGGGCATTGGAAGCTCGTCTGGGAGGGCGGCGAGACGGTGCTGGCGCCGGGGGACACGGCCTCGGTGCCCGGCGGGCTGGATCACGCGGCCTGGCCGTCGATGGAGGGCGAGGCCGCGCTCTACCACGTCGTGGCGACGGACGACCCCGCGGGCCCCAGCGCCATCGGCTGA
- a CDS encoding nuclear transport factor 2 family protein yields MTGYMDRWADIPGYIIGITKEIWEDRGIATLHDYYAPDIIVRSPGSVVEGNRNVIGATMATLAEFPDRTLLGEDVIWSGEPETGVLSSHRLFSQATHLGDGVYGPATGKRLTYRIMADCHVAGIRIDDEWLIRDQGAIAHQLGMAPRDYAADLIAREGGPEACIRPLTPETDRPGPYSGRGNDNEWGARLEELLTRIMGADLRLIGQTYDRAAQLEYPGGQTCHGPAEADRFWMQLRASFPDAEFAVHHVIGREDPMMPPRAAVRWSLWGRHSGWGGFGAPSGAMVYVLGITHAEFGPWGLRREWTLYDETAIWKQIHLGQA; encoded by the coding sequence ATGACCGGCTACATGGACCGCTGGGCGGATATCCCCGGCTACATCATCGGCATCACCAAGGAGATCTGGGAGGATCGGGGGATCGCGACCCTCCACGACTATTACGCGCCGGACATCATCGTGCGCTCGCCCGGCTCGGTGGTCGAGGGCAACCGCAATGTGATCGGCGCGACCATGGCGACGCTGGCGGAGTTTCCGGACCGGACGCTGCTGGGCGAGGACGTGATCTGGTCGGGCGAACCGGAGACGGGGGTCCTGTCCTCGCACCGGCTGTTCAGCCAGGCCACCCATCTGGGCGACGGCGTCTATGGCCCCGCGACGGGGAAGCGGCTGACCTACCGGATCATGGCCGATTGCCATGTCGCGGGCATCCGGATCGACGACGAATGGCTGATCCGCGACCAGGGCGCGATCGCGCATCAGCTGGGCATGGCCCCGCGCGACTATGCCGCCGACCTGATCGCGCGCGAGGGCGGCCCCGAGGCCTGCATCCGGCCGCTGACGCCCGAGACCGACCGGCCCGGGCCTTACTCGGGCCGCGGCAATGACAATGAATGGGGCGCGCGGCTGGAGGAGTTGCTCACCCGGATCATGGGCGCCGACCTGCGGCTGATCGGGCAGACCTACGACCGGGCGGCGCAGCTGGAATATCCCGGCGGCCAGACCTGTCACGGCCCGGCGGAGGCCGACCGGTTCTGGATGCAGCTGCGCGCGTCCTTCCCCGACGCGGAATTCGCCGTCCATCACGTGATCGGCCGCGAGGACCCGATGATGCCGCCGCGCGCGGCGGTGCGCTGGTCGCTCTGGGGGCGGCATTCGGGCTGGGGCGGCTTCGGCGCGCCGTCGGGCGCGATGGTCTACGTGCTGGGCATCACCCATGCCGAGTTCGGACCCTGGGGGCTGCGGCGGGAATGGACGCTCTATGACGAGACGGCGATCTGGAAGCAGATCCATCTGGGCCAGGCCTGA
- a CDS encoding LacI family DNA-binding transcriptional regulator: MMGKRVTSLDVARAAGVSQSAVSRVFSKGSSVSAGMEARVRAAAETLGYRPNVLARSLITGRSRIIGLVVAYLDNAFFADAVEKLSHALQARGYHLLIFTVGNSGAELDRVVGELMDYQVDGLIAASVNLSGELVRRCAAAGLPVVLFNRGVAGSGLSAVTSANRAGGGKVARFLMAGGHRRIAHVSGWQGSSTGRDRLEGFRDALAGEGRALHALADGLYRRDAAAEAARAMMARSDPPDAIFVGNDHMALAVMDLLRHDLGLSVPEDVSVVGYDDSAPAGWAAYDLTTVRQPVRRLVEAAVAEILALIETPQRQPQRIEIEGPLVLRGSARIPEGWTE; encoded by the coding sequence CTGATGGGCAAGCGGGTCACATCGCTCGACGTGGCGCGGGCGGCGGGGGTCAGCCAGTCGGCGGTGAGCCGCGTCTTCTCGAAGGGTAGCTCGGTCAGCGCGGGGATGGAGGCGCGGGTCCGCGCGGCGGCCGAGACGCTGGGCTACCGGCCGAACGTGTTGGCGCGCAGCCTGATCACCGGGCGGTCGCGGATCATCGGGCTGGTGGTGGCCTATCTGGACAATGCCTTCTTCGCCGACGCGGTCGAGAAGCTGAGCCATGCGCTGCAGGCGCGGGGCTATCACCTGCTGATCTTCACCGTGGGCAATTCCGGGGCCGAGCTGGACCGCGTCGTGGGCGAGCTGATGGATTACCAGGTGGACGGGCTGATCGCGGCCTCGGTCAACCTGTCGGGCGAGCTGGTGCGGCGCTGCGCGGCGGCGGGGCTGCCGGTGGTGCTCTTCAATCGCGGGGTCGCGGGCTCGGGGCTGTCGGCGGTGACCTCGGCCAATCGGGCGGGCGGCGGGAAGGTGGCGCGGTTCCTGATGGCGGGCGGCCATCGGCGGATCGCCCATGTCTCGGGCTGGCAGGGCTCGTCCACCGGGCGCGACCGGCTGGAGGGGTTCCGCGACGCGCTGGCGGGCGAGGGCCGGGCGCTGCACGCGCTGGCCGACGGGCTCTACCGCCGCGACGCCGCCGCCGAGGCCGCCCGCGCGATGATGGCGCGGTCCGATCCGCCCGACGCGATCTTCGTGGGCAACGACCACATGGCGCTGGCGGTGATGGACCTGTTGCGCCACGACCTGGGCCTGTCGGTGCCGGAGGATGTCAGCGTGGTGGGCTATGACGACAGCGCGCCCGCGGGCTGGGCCGCCTATGACCTGACGACGGTGCGCCAGCCCGTGCGCCGCCTGGTCGAGGCCGCGGTCGCCGAGATCCTGGCGCTGATCGAGACCCCGCAGCGCCAGCCGCAGCGCATCGAGATCGAGGGCCCGCTGGTCCTGCGCGGCTCGGCGCGGATACCCGAAGGATGGACCGAATGA
- a CDS encoding SDR family NAD(P)-dependent oxidoreductase, which translates to MDLPRTPSFRLDGRRAFVPGGSRGIGLGCAVALAEAGAAVTLAARSAAAVAEAAEAMREVGLEADGLALDVTDLAAVEAALDDRAPFDILCNSAGLARHTPALDTMPGDFDAVTAINLRAAYFLAQGVAKRMTGPGSIIQISSQMGHVGGPERAVYCATKHGVEGMTKAMALEWGPRGIRVNTICPTFIRTPLTEPTFADPARRAWIEDKIALPRVGRVEDIMGAVVYLASEAAALVTGTALRVDGGWTAA; encoded by the coding sequence ATGGACCTGCCCCGCACCCCCTCGTTCCGGCTGGACGGTCGGCGCGCCTTCGTGCCCGGCGGCTCGCGCGGGATCGGGCTGGGCTGCGCGGTGGCGCTGGCCGAGGCGGGCGCCGCGGTCACGCTGGCCGCGCGCAGCGCCGCCGCCGTCGCGGAGGCCGCGGAGGCCATGCGCGAAGTCGGGCTGGAGGCGGACGGGCTGGCGCTGGACGTGACCGACCTGGCGGCGGTGGAGGCGGCGCTCGACGATCGCGCGCCCTTCGATATTCTGTGCAATTCCGCGGGGCTCGCGCGGCACACGCCCGCCCTCGACACCATGCCCGGCGATTTCGACGCGGTGACGGCGATCAACCTGCGCGCGGCCTATTTCCTGGCGCAGGGCGTGGCGAAGCGCATGACCGGGCCGGGCTCGATCATCCAGATCTCCAGCCAGATGGGCCATGTCGGCGGGCCGGAGCGGGCGGTCTATTGCGCGACCAAGCACGGGGTCGAGGGCATGACCAAGGCGATGGCGCTGGAATGGGGGCCGCGCGGCATCCGGGTGAACACGATCTGCCCGACCTTCATCCGCACGCCCTTGACCGAGCCGACCTTCGCCGACCCCGCGCGCCGCGCCTGGATCGAGGACAAGATCGCGCTGCCGCGGGTGGGCCGGGTCGAGGACATCATGGGCGCCGTGGTCTATCTGGCCTCCGAGGCCGCGGCGCTGGTCACCGGCACCGCGCTCCGGGTCGATGGCGGCTGGACGGCGGCCTGA
- a CDS encoding exopolysaccharide biosynthesis protein produces the protein MPQATDILDQLDDLAEQEEQPSIGDVNERLGNRSVGALMAIPASLELTPIGGVPGVPTLLATVIAILAVQVALGRDHMWLPGLLERRSVAWEKLRNAVNRLRPAARWADAHFGRNMTLFVDPPAQRVVAAAILALCLTVPPLELIPFASSLPMGTIVIFGLGILFQDGRLMALGWVAWVGALIGVVTLWPGGG, from the coding sequence ATGCCGCAAGCCACCGACATCCTCGACCAGCTCGACGACCTGGCCGAGCAGGAAGAGCAGCCCAGCATCGGCGACGTGAACGAACGGCTGGGCAACCGGTCGGTCGGCGCGCTGATGGCCATCCCCGCCTCGCTGGAGCTGACGCCGATCGGCGGCGTCCCCGGCGTGCCCACGCTCCTCGCCACCGTCATCGCCATCCTCGCCGTCCAGGTCGCGCTGGGACGCGATCACATGTGGCTGCCGGGCCTTCTGGAGCGGCGCAGCGTCGCCTGGGAGAAACTGAGGAACGCGGTGAACCGGCTCCGGCCCGCCGCGCGCTGGGCGGATGCGCATTTCGGCCGAAACATGACCCTCTTCGTCGACCCGCCCGCGCAGCGCGTCGTCGCCGCCGCGATCCTCGCGCTCTGCCTGACCGTGCCGCCGCTCGAACTCATCCCCTTCGCCTCCTCGCTGCCTATGGGGACGATCGTGATCTTCGGGCTGGGGATCCTGTTCCAGGACGGTCGGCTGATGGCACTGGGCTGGGTGGCCTGGGTGGGCGCGCTGATCGGCGTGGTGACGCTCTGGCCCGGCGGCGGCTAG
- a CDS encoding ester cyclase, translating into MIAALTDCDAGGMRAALRADFAPDAAIHLFHPLGDLRGPEALASAAFDPLWAALPDVERRVDIAIRGRDGHGQDWLGQAGHYAGCFATPFLGIPPTGRLAALRFHEFFRIEDGRAVEMQAIWDLPDLMAQAGVWPMAPPLGAPGRVPGPMTQDGTRAAGDGAAAKRVVGAMLDHLHLSPQGEAAMRLPDFWHPRCSWYGPGGIGTARGIRGFRDHHQIPFLDAMPDRRGLVDQGHFFAQGDYVGFTAWPGMEMTLSGGGWLGLPATGRRITMRSLDFWRVEDGLIRENWVTVDLLDVHAQLGTDVLARMRVLAAR; encoded by the coding sequence ATGATCGCCGCGCTGACGGATTGCGATGCCGGGGGCATGCGCGCGGCGCTGCGGGCGGATTTCGCGCCGGATGCGGCGATCCACCTGTTCCACCCGCTGGGCGATCTGCGCGGCCCCGAAGCGCTGGCCTCGGCGGCGTTCGATCCGCTCTGGGCGGCGCTGCCGGATGTCGAGCGGCGGGTCGATATCGCGATCCGTGGCCGCGACGGGCACGGGCAGGACTGGCTGGGGCAGGCGGGGCACTACGCGGGGTGCTTCGCGACGCCGTTTCTCGGCATCCCGCCGACCGGCCGGCTGGCGGCGCTGCGGTTTCACGAGTTCTTCCGCATCGAGGACGGCCGCGCGGTCGAGATGCAGGCGATCTGGGACCTGCCCGACCTGATGGCGCAGGCGGGCGTCTGGCCGATGGCCCCGCCGCTGGGCGCCCCGGGCCGGGTGCCGGGGCCGATGACGCAGGACGGCACGCGGGCCGCGGGCGACGGCGCGGCGGCGAAGCGCGTGGTGGGCGCGATGCTGGATCACCTGCACCTGAGCCCGCAGGGCGAGGCCGCGATGCGCCTGCCCGATTTCTGGCACCCGCGCTGCAGCTGGTACGGGCCGGGCGGGATCGGCACGGCGCGCGGCATCCGCGGGTTTCGCGATCACCACCAGATCCCGTTCCTCGACGCCATGCCCGACCGCCGCGGACTGGTCGACCAGGGGCATTTCTTCGCGCAAGGCGATTATGTCGGCTTCACCGCCTGGCCGGGGATGGAGATGACGCTGTCGGGCGGCGGCTGGCTCGGCCTGCCCGCCACGGGGCGGCGGATCACGATGCGCTCGCTCGATTTCTGGCGCGTGGAGGACGGGTTGATCCGCGAGAACTGGGTGACGGTGGACCTGCTGGACGTGCATGCGCAGCTGGGCACCGATGTGCTGGCGCGGATGCGGGTGCTGGCCGCGCGCTAG
- the hisD gene encoding histidinol dehydrogenase, whose amino-acid sequence MAEHLKTAKSQADRAEADARVRATVEEILKDIEARGDAAVRDLSERFDGYAPESFRVSQGEIDALIGALSERELADIRFAQEQVRNFARVQRESMRDVEVETLPGVILGHKNIPVQSVGCYVPGGKFPMVASAHMSVATASVAGVPRIVACTPPFKGRPNPAVIAAMHLGGAHEIYVMGGIQAVGAMAIGTQTLEPVHMLVGPGNAYVAEAKRQLFGRVGIDLFAGPTETMVIADDTVDAEMVATDLLGQAEHGYDSPAVLLTTSRRLAEAVLVEIDRLLTILPTAETAGASWRDYGEVILCDDHDEMLRLANEIASEHVQVMTDRDDWYLEHMHSYGALFLGPRTNVANGDKVIGTNHTLPTRKAGRYTGGLWVGKFLKTHSYQRILTDAAATMVGEYGSRLCMQEGFVGHAEQCNIRVRRYGGVNVPYGAGAPHRDAAE is encoded by the coding sequence ATGGCCGAGCATCTGAAGACCGCGAAATCGCAGGCCGATCGCGCCGAGGCCGATGCCCGGGTCCGCGCGACGGTCGAAGAGATCCTGAAGGATATCGAGGCCCGCGGTGACGCCGCGGTGCGCGACTTGTCGGAGCGCTTCGACGGCTACGCGCCCGAGAGCTTCCGCGTGTCGCAGGGCGAGATCGACGCGCTGATCGGCGCGCTGTCGGAGCGCGAGCTGGCCGATATCCGCTTCGCGCAGGAGCAGGTGCGCAACTTCGCGCGGGTCCAGCGCGAGTCGATGCGCGACGTCGAGGTCGAGACCCTGCCCGGCGTGATCCTCGGTCACAAGAACATCCCCGTGCAATCGGTCGGCTGCTACGTGCCCGGCGGCAAGTTCCCGATGGTGGCCTCGGCCCATATGTCGGTCGCCACGGCCAGCGTCGCGGGCGTACCGCGCATCGTGGCCTGCACGCCGCCCTTCAAGGGCCGCCCCAACCCCGCCGTGATCGCCGCGATGCATCTGGGCGGCGCGCATGAGATCTACGTCATGGGCGGCATCCAGGCCGTCGGCGCGATGGCCATCGGCACCCAGACGCTGGAGCCGGTGCACATGCTGGTCGGCCCCGGCAATGCCTATGTGGCCGAGGCCAAACGGCAGCTCTTCGGGCGGGTGGGCATCGACCTCTTCGCCGGGCCGACCGAGACCATGGTGATCGCCGACGACACCGTCGATGCCGAGATGGTCGCCACCGACCTGCTGGGCCAGGCCGAGCATGGCTATGACAGCCCCGCGGTGCTTCTGACGACCTCGCGCCGGCTGGCCGAGGCGGTGCTGGTCGAGATCGACCGGCTGCTGACGATCCTGCCCACGGCCGAGACCGCCGGCGCGAGCTGGCGCGACTACGGCGAGGTGATCCTTTGCGACGACCATGACGAGATGCTGCGCCTCGCCAACGAGATCGCGTCCGAGCACGTGCAGGTCATGACCGATCGCGACGACTGGTATCTCGAGCACATGCACAGCTACGGCGCGCTGTTCCTGGGCCCGCGCACAAATGTGGCGAATGGCGACAAGGTGATCGGCACCAATCACACGCTGCCGACGCGGAAGGCGGGGCGCTATACCGGCGGGCTGTGGGTCGGCAAGTTCCTGAAGACCCACAGCTATCAGAGGATCCTGACCGACGCGGCGGCAACGATGGTCGGGGAATACGGCTCGCGGCTCTGCATGCAGGAGGGGTTCGTCGGCCATGCCGAGCAGTGCAACATCCGCGTGCGGCGCTATGGCGGGGTCAACGTGCCCTATGGCGCGGGCGCGCCGCATCGCGATGCGGCCGAGTAG
- a CDS encoding alpha/beta hydrolase produces the protein MTMLLRGLLALVMGLGVALAGLWAAGPYEPVDTEIAFDASAMPADLEGWLADAEAQVAGLDPEAAKRILWAGAPGERTDLALIYVHGFSATGWELRPVPDRLGEMLGANVFITRLTGHGRDGAALAQARAGDWLEDMAEAMEIGRRLGERVVVMGTSTGGTLAAILAADPALEPQRAALTGLILVSPNFRVANPAGALLSWPAARAWVPLVAGETRSFAPLNDRHGRHWTTEYPSVALLPMQAALDHARALDFAAAQVPALFWFAPADGVVDHAATESVAAAWGGPATVSRVTVPAGDDPLAHVIAGEILSPGGTPAAIVAMADWLRGL, from the coding sequence ATGACGATGCTGCTGAGGGGGCTTCTGGCGCTGGTCATGGGCCTGGGCGTGGCGCTGGCCGGGCTCTGGGCCGCGGGGCCCTATGAGCCGGTCGATACCGAGATCGCCTTCGACGCCTCCGCGATGCCCGCCGACTTGGAGGGCTGGCTGGCCGATGCCGAGGCGCAGGTTGCGGGGCTGGACCCCGAGGCGGCCAAGCGCATCCTCTGGGCCGGCGCGCCGGGCGAACGGACCGACCTGGCCCTCATCTATGTCCACGGCTTCTCGGCCACGGGGTGGGAGCTGCGGCCCGTGCCCGACCGGCTGGGCGAGATGCTGGGCGCGAATGTCTTCATCACGCGGCTGACGGGGCATGGGCGCGATGGCGCGGCGCTGGCGCAGGCCCGCGCGGGCGACTGGCTGGAGGACATGGCGGAGGCAATGGAGATCGGCCGCCGCCTGGGCGAGCGCGTGGTGGTCATGGGCACCTCGACCGGCGGCACGCTGGCCGCCATCCTCGCCGCCGATCCGGCGCTGGAGCCGCAGCGCGCGGCGCTGACCGGCCTGATCCTCGTCTCGCCCAATTTCCGCGTCGCCAACCCCGCCGGCGCGCTTCTGTCCTGGCCCGCCGCCCGCGCCTGGGTGCCGCTGGTCGCGGGCGAGACGCGCAGCTTCGCGCCCCTGAACGACCGCCATGGCCGCCATTGGACGACCGAATACCCGAGCGTCGCGCTGTTGCCGATGCAGGCCGCGCTGGACCATGCGAGGGCGCTCGATTTCGCCGCGGCGCAGGTCCCCGCGCTCTTCTGGTTCGCGCCCGCCGACGGGGTCGTCGATCACGCCGCGACCGAGTCGGTCGCGGCCGCCTGGGGCGGGCCGGCGACGGTCTCGCGGGTGACGGTGCCCGCGGGCGACGACCCGCTGGCGCATGTCATCGCGGGCGAAATCCTGAGCCCGGGGGGCACGCCGGCGGCCATCGTGGCGATGGCGGATTGGTTGCGCGGGCTCTGA